Proteins co-encoded in one Ictalurus punctatus breed USDA103 chromosome 18, Coco_2.0, whole genome shotgun sequence genomic window:
- the adra2db gene encoding alpha-2Db adrenergic receptor, whose amino-acid sequence MDIADASFPVFNSSANGTSAPILTPHSRCAAAFIILVVTVIILVTIVGNVLVVVAVFTSRALRAPQNLFLVSLASADILVATLVIPFSLANEVMGYWYFGSTWCALYLALDVLFCTSSIVHLCAISLDRYWSVTSAVSYNLKRTPRRVKTMIAAVWLISAVISFPPLVMTKHDELECLLNNDTWYILASCAVSFFAPGLIMVSVYCKIYRVAKQRAATVFVAKAIMARQPSLSETGFVRKGRSEATSPSVCGSKEQNQGELDAIDLEESCVSSARSAKSGKVEVACVCARAKLDGRASEVCEHEPVNRVRQSSMSKAKLAQMREKRFTFVLAVVMGVFVLCWFPFFFTYSLHAVCRESCTIPDTLFDLFFWIGYCNSSVNPIIYTIFNRDFRRAFKKIICHTK is encoded by the coding sequence ATGGATATAGCGGACGCGAGTTTTCCGGTGTTCAACTCCTCCGCGAACGGCACGAGCGCGCCCATACTAACTCCACACTCGCGCTGCGCGGCCGCCTTCATCATCCTCGTGGTCACCGTCATCATTCTGGTCACCATCGTAGGGAACGTGCTTGTAGTGGTGGCCGTGTTCACAAGCCGCGCTTTGCGCGCACCTCAGAACCTCTTCCTGGTGTCACTGGCGTCGGCGGACATCCTGGTGGCCACGCTGGTCATCCCGTTCTCTCTAGCCAACGAAGTGATGGGCTACTGGTACTTCGGCAGCACTTGGTGCGCGCTCTACCTGGCGCTCGACGTGCTTTTTTGCACCTCGTCAATCGTGCATCTGTGCGCCATCAGCCTTGACCGCTACTGGTCGGTAACGAGCGCCGTGAGCTACAACCTGAAGCGCACGCCGCGGCGCGTCAAGACCATGATAGCCGCCGTTTGGCTCATCTCAGCCGTGATCTCATTCCCACCGCTTGTCATGACCAAGCACGACGAGCTCGAGTGCCTGCTAAACAACGATACGTGGTACATCTTGGCGTCATGCGCCGTGTCTTTCTTTGCACCAGGCCTCATCATGGTATCCGTGTATTGCAAGATCTACAGAGTGGCCAAACAAAGGGCCGCCACCGTGTTTGTGGCCAAAGCCATCATGGCGCGCCAGCCTTCACTCTCCGAGACGGGTTTTGTTCGCAAAGGAAGGTCCGAAGCGACTAGTCCGAGTGTGTGCGGCTCTAAAGAGCAAAACCAAGGTGAGCTGGACGCCATCGATCTGGAAGAGAGCTGCGTCTCCAGTGCGCGCTCGGCCAAAAGTGGCAAAGTGGAAGTCGCGTGCGTGTGCGCACGTGCTAAGCTGGACGGACGTGCGTCGGAAGTGTGTGAGCATGAGCCGGTGAATCGTGTCCGACAGAGCTCTATGTCCAAAGCCAAACTGGCTCAGATGCGCGAGAAACGCTTTACTTTCGTATTGGCTGTGGTTATGGGTGTCTTTGTGCTCTGCTGGTTTCCGTTTTTCTTCACGTACAGCCTTCATGCCGTGTGCAGGGAGAGCTGCACCATCCCTGACACGCTGTTTGACCTCTTTTTCTGGATCGGCTACTGCAACAGCTCAGTGAACCCTATCATTTACACTATTTTTAACCGAGACTTTCGGAGAGCGTTTAAAAAGATCATATGCCACACTAAGTGA